The genomic stretch CCCGGCTCATCTACGGCTTTCGCATCTCGGTGCTGTTCGGCCTCGTGCTGACCCTGGTCAGCTCCGTCGTCGGCGTCGGCGCGGGCGCGGTCCAGGGTTACTTCGGCGGCTGGCTCGACCTGCTCTTCCAGCGCTTCATCGAGATGTGGTCCGGGCTGCCCACCCTTTACCTGCTCATCATCCTGGCCAGCGTCGTGACCCCGAGCTTCTGGTGGCTGCTGGGCTTCATGCTGCTGTTCAGTTGGATGGCGCTGGTGGGCGTGGTGCGCGCGGAGTTCCTGCGCGCGCGCAACCTCGACTACGTGCGCGCCGCCCGCGCCTTGGGCGTGGGCAACCCGCGCATCATCGCGCGCCACGTGCTGCCCAACGCCATGGTGGCGGCGCTGACCTTCCTGCCGTTCATCACCAGCGGCGCGGTGGTGACGCTCACGGCCCTGGACTTCCTGGGCTTCGGCCTGCCGCCGGGCTCTCCGTCCCTGGGCGAGCTGCTGAAGCAGGGCAAGGACAACCTGCAGGCGCCGTGGCTCGGGTTCGCCGCCTTCTTCGTCATCGCCGTCATGCTGAGCCTGCTGGTGTTCATCGGCGAGGCGGTGCGCGACGCCTTCGACCCGCGCAAGACCTTCGCGCCGGAGTCCGCGGACGACGCCGAGGACGCGTCCACGGCCCTTGCGCGCACACCCGGGGAAAGCCCCCGGACCGTGGCCGCGACGGTGGCGCCGGCCGCGGCGGGCACCGCGTCCGGGGCCGGCACGGCGCTGCTCTCCATCAACGACCTGGGGGTTCGTTTCGGCGCGGGGGCCGGCGCCGTGGAAGCGGTGGACGGGGTCTCCCTCACCATCCGCAAGGGCGAGACCGTGGCGCTGGTAGGCGAAAGCGGCTCGGGCAAGTCGGCCACGGCGTTGTCGGTCCTGCAACTCCTGCCCTACCCCGCGGCCAGCCACCCGCGCGGCAGCATCCGCTTCCAAGGGACCGAGCTGCTCGGCTCCTCTCCCCGGGACCTCCAGGAGATACGCGGCGACCGCATCGCCATGATCTTCCAGGAACCCATGACCTCCCTCAACCCGCTGCACACCATCGCGCGCCAGATCGGCGAGACCCTGAAGCTGCACAAGGGGCTCGACGGCGCCGCGGCCACGGAGCGCACATTGGAGCTGCTGCGACTGGTGGGCATCGTCGAGCCCGAGCGCCGGCTGGGCGCCTATCCACACGAGCTTTCTGGAGGACAGCGCCAGCGGATGATGATCGCCATGGCCCTGGCCAACGAGCCCGACCTGCTTATCGCGGACGAGCCCACCACCGCCCTGGACGTGACCATCCAGGCGCAGTTGCTGGAGCTCCTCGTGAGCCTGCAGCGGCGCCTGGGCATGGCGATCCTGTTCATCACCCACGACATGGCCATCGTGCGCCGGCTGGCCGACCGCCTGTGCATCATGCAGCGCGGCAAGATCGTGGAAGCGGGCGCCACCGCCGACGTGATGGAACGGCCCCAACACCCCTACACGCGCCACCTGCTGGCGTCGACCCCCAAGGGCGCCCCGGCCCCTCCCGACACCGGCGGCGCGCCGTTGGCGGCCTGCGACGACCTCAAGGTCTGGTATCCCATCAAGGCGGGGATTCTCCGGCGCACCGTGGACCATGTGCGCGCCGTGGACGGCATCTCCATGGAGCTTCACCCGGGACAGACCGTGGGCGTGGTGGGCGAGAGCGGCTCGGGCAAAACCACGCTGGGGATGGCGCTGCTGCGCCTCACCGCAAGCAACGGCTCGGTGCGCTTCGACGGGCGCGAGATCCAGGGACTGCGCTCGCGCGCGCTGCGGCCGCTGCGGCGCGACATGCAGGTGGTGTTCCAGGACCCCTACGGCTCGCTCAACCCGCGCCTCTCCGTGGCGCAGATCATCGAGGAGGGTCTGGTGGTCCACGGGCTCGGGCGCACGGCCGAGGAGCGCGACGCGCTCATCGTCGAGGCCCTGCGCGAGGTGGAACTGGAGCCCGAGGCGCGCCACCGCTATCCCCACGAGTTCTCGGGGGGACAGCGCCAGCGCGTCGCCATTGCCCGGGCCATGGTGCTGAAACCGCGGTTCGTGGTGCTGGACGAGCCCACCTCCGCCCTGGACGTGTCCGTGCAGGCACAGATCGTCGGGCTGCTGCGGCGTCTCCAGGCACAACACCGCTGCGCCTACCTGTTCATCAGCCACGACCTCAAGGTGGTGCGCGCCATGAGCCACCACGTCCTGGTGGTGCACCGGGGCGTGGTCGTGGAGCAGGGTCCGGCCGCGGCCATCTTCGAGGCGCCGCGGCACGAGTACACGAAGGAACTCGTGGCCGCCGCGTTCGACATTTGATCAGCCGGTGGGGGCCGGCAGCGGGATTCTCACGACGCCCTCGGGCAGTTCCTGGACGAAGTGGGATTCGGGCAGGGTGACGTTCAGCTCGGGCTCGTCGTAGCGGATCTCGTAGGAGCGCCGGAGCGGAGGGGTTTCCAGCGTGATCTTCAGCGGGAAGGGACCGGCGGAGGTATCGGTGAAGTCTTCGAAGGTGGCGACGTACCAGGGCTTGCCCGAAGGGCCGAAGCGTTGCCAGCGCACCGGCGCCTGGATTTGCGCATCGAAGGTGAGGACATCGGCGCCGCCGCCCGCCCGTGTGCGCCGCAGCACAGAGCCGTCCGCGCTCCAGGCGGCGCCCGGCCGCACCGGCGGAAGACCCATCATCAACGCCACCATCTCCTCCAGCTCGAGCAGCAACTCGGTGGCCCTGAAGAGGTTCTGCCGCGAAGTCCTGGCGCGGTAGAAGCGCGCTTCGGAGGGAAGGAACCCGGTGACCTCATCGTCGTCGACGGTGAGGATGAGCGCCGCGCCCACCAGGGAGAACG from Deltaproteobacteria bacterium encodes the following:
- a CDS encoding ABC transporter ATP-binding protein; the encoded protein is MLSINDLGVRFGAGAGAVEAVDGVSLTIRKGETVALVGESGSGKSATALSVLQLLPYPAASHPRGSIRFQGTELLGSSPRDLQEIRGDRIAMIFQEPMTSLNPLHTIARQIGETLKLHKGLDGAAATERTLELLRLVGIVEPERRLGAYPHELSGGQRQRMMIAMALANEPDLLIADEPTTALDVTIQAQLLELLVSLQRRLGMAILFITHDMAIVRRLADRLCIMQRGKIVEAGATADVMERPQHPYTRHLLASTPKGAPAPPDTGGAPLAACDDLKVWYPIKAGILRRTVDHVRAVDGISMELHPGQTVGVVGESGSGKTTLGMALLRLTASNGSVRFDGREIQGLRSRALRPLRRDMQVVFQDPYGSLNPRLSVAQIIEEGLVVHGLGRTAEERDALIVEALREVELEPEARHRYPHEFSGGQRQRVAIARAMVLKPRFVVLDEPTSALDVSVQAQIVGLLRRLQAQHRCAYLFISHDLKVVRAMSHHVLVVHRGVVVEQGPAAAIFEAPRHEYTKELVAAAFDI